The DNA region ATAAATTTGGGATTGAGATGTGGTTAATTAATAAGTATGATTTTACTGTTACTtatcaaaaagaagaagaaaaaagaaagaggagaaaaatGAAGTACTTTGATTTATAGTGTTTAGGGTCTTTGGTAAATTGCAAGAAGCGTTAGATTTCTTAGGGGCGTCAGTTGGCATTTCTCATTTTGATTCTGATAGAAATCTCTCTTTGTTTCAGATATCTGAAATCCTAAATGAACTTCAGGAGTTTGAGTTCTCACTTGATCCAGTGGAGAAGCAAGTTAGTGATGAAATAATTGCTTTGCTTCAGCAAGGGAGAAAATTTAACAGAAATCATAATGAACATGACGAACTCGAATGTTTTCACCAGGTAGCCTCAAGACTTGGTATAACTTCTTCAAGAGCAGCACTTGGAGAAAGAAGGGCTTTGAAGAAGCTCATTGAAAGGGCGAGGACAGAAGAGGACAAAAAGAAAGAGTCAATTGTTTCTTATCTTTTGCATCTGATGGAGAAGTACTCAAAGTTCTTCAGATCTGAATTGTCAGATGACAATGATTCACAGGGTTCAACACCTTGCTCACCCACAGTTCAGGGATCTCTTGAGGGAAGTATTGGACCTGGAACCAATATTAATGCTTTTGACCAGCAACTTTCAAAGCTCAGTTCTTTcaatttcaatccaaactttggGAGGTCAGATCAGATGCCTGTCCCTCCAGAAGAATTGAGGTGTCCAATATCGTTGCAGCTAATGTATGATCCTGTGATAATAGCTTCCGGGCAAACGTATGAAAGGATTTTCATTGAAAGGTGGTTCAGTGACGGGCATAACTCATGTCCAAAGACTCAACAAGAACTTCCTCATCTTGGTTTAACTCCTAATTACTGTGTCAAGGGTCTGGTTGCTAGTTGGTGTGAACAGAATGGGATCTCTATTCCTGAGGGTCCTCCAGAGTCCCTCGATCTCAACTACTGTAGAATTGTATTGCCTGAAAGTGAGtcttttaactccaactctatgGAAAGTATTGTGTCATGCAAGTTCAAAGGTGTTAAAGTTGGTCCTTCGGAAGAGAGTAGCACTATGGAGGAGGCTGAAGGAAAGGAAGTAGATGAATCCATGCCAGCCGATGATGATGACCTTAGTAAAGAGGCCCAAAGGAATGACGATGGCGAAGCTGCGATTGAagacaagtttcaggtcaattcTTTTGATATATATGAAGAGTTTTTAGGCATTTTAGACAAAGAGGATGATTTGTGGAAAAAGTGCAAAGTGGTGGAAGAGATTCGGCATCTGCTAAAGGATGATGAAGAAGTCAGGATGTATATGGGGGCCAATGGCTTTATTGAAGCATTACTACGGTTTTTGAATTGTGCTTTGCAAACTAGGGATGAGATTGCTCAGGAAATTGGAGCCCTGACCCTCTTCAACCTTGGTGTGAATAATAACAGGTCTGGTATACTGTATTTTATTATGCTTTTAGAGTCCGAGATTTATTCATAATACTGAATTTCTAGAATAGTATATCTGCCTTCAAGATGAACTTATTGTTTTCAGCACCTCAAGGTGCAAATGTTTTCATGTCTCTAATTGTTTAGAGAAGAATTTGTCTCACTGGCTCAAAGGGTATTTCCAGCATTATATGCATGTTTCAAGATAAAATGGAGTTTTCAGCTGTACATAGTGGTGTACTTCCAGCCTTTTATGCATGTTTATAGATAAATGAAGTTCTCTGTTCATAATTGTTTCCGGTCTTTTGCATGGAACtctttgttattattattgttattttattttacCCCTCCTCCCAAGAGCTCCCCTCTTTTGCTCCCTTCGTGACTAGAACCCACAACCTTCAGATTGGAGGTGGAGGGTgcttaccatctgagcaacccACTCTTGTCAACTCTTTATTATTAATCCCGTGTTTGCTTGTACTAACCTTGAATAATATTTCCTACCGTggtttatcaaaaaaaaaaaaaaaaaagtagtgttCCTGCTCATAGTTTCTTGTCTGGCACTCTTGTACAACTTATAAGAAATAGTACCTCGGAGGTACCATCTTCATAGTAATTGGCTTTAGGATTTACTTTCAATACCTAGTCTAATATTCTGTTTATTCTAAGGCTTATTGATCACTATCAGCCCGGTGGATGTATGAAGATAGAGGAAAGGAGGGAGTTGTATGGCACTAAATTATATGTACTCTGGATATTCAAAATGAATCTCAGCTTAGCAGGACTTTCTTTGGTATCCTTTGGCATTCATCAACTGCTTTTACTATTCTATTCCATCACTTATTTCAGTACCTGTATACTGCTAAACCTTTTCTAGACGAAGAAATTTCTTGATCGTAGATATAGAAAATGACTTCTGTGCTTGATTGAAATGGTATATTCAAATTGACTTGCCCTTTGGGTTTCCTATGCGTTTGCTGTGAATAGGGCTGGAAAAATGGCTAAAAAGAATAAGTAAACATCCAATCCAACAATAactgaccatttaaaattggttCAAATATGGATATTATCCACTAAAAAATGGATATCTagatggataatatggatatccatataaTCAATACCCATTTGTTAGCTTGttatttttcatgagttcttgctttCTGGAAGTTTAAGCTTATTTTGGCTTTTAGCTTGTATTCTCACTTGACTATTCCCGAAACCCTGGATAATATGGAAATCCATACTATCCGCTAGTTAACCCATTTCTCACATGTGTTAAATATGGGCGAACAAAGTGTTTTATCCGTTTTTGTTTAACCCGTTTCTGAGCTGCCCATATCCGATTCAACCCGCCCGTTTGCCACTCCTAGCTATGAAGCGCCAAAATTTCTgatatcatcttcatcttcaggAACAAGGAAATGATGATGGCGGCAGGATTACTCCCGTTGATAGGAAATATGATTGCTAATTCTACTTCAGCCAGTGCAGCAACAGCCCTTTACCTGAACCTTTCTTACCTCGAGGAAGCCAAACCCGTTATTGGATCTGGTGAAGCTGTTCCATTCTTGATTGGGGTCCTTCATCATGAGACTGATCCACAGTGTAAGCTGGATTCGCTCCTTGCCCTTTTCAATCTCTCCAGTCATCCAACTAATATACACCACCTCGTATCAGCTGGCATTATCGATGGCCTCGAAACTCTTATGATGACTTCGGAAGACCATATCTCGACAGAAAAATGCATAGCAGTTCTTATAAACTTAAGTACAAGTAAATCTGCAAGGGATGAAATCATGTCATCTCCTGGCCTTGTTAGTGGGCTTGCAACCGTTTTGGACGTTGGGGAACCGTTAGAGCAGGAGCAAGCTGTTGCTTGTCTGTTAATATTGTGCAATGGAAATGAAAAATGCAGTCAAAGGGTTCTTCAAGAGGGAGTAATACCTTCCCTTGTATCGATATCGGTAAATGGGACTACGAGAGGAAAACAGAAAGCTCAGAAGCTTTTGGCGTTATTTCGTGAGCAGAGACAGGGTGAACTTTCGCTAGTTCAGGCGTGGCAACCCACTGAAGATAGTGAGGCTCATCAGGCCATGCCTCCTCAAGATTCAAAGCCCTTAAGCAAGTCGACTTCACGGAAAAAGTTAGGGAAAGCTTGGAGTTTTTTGTGGAAGAACAAGAGTTTTTCTGTTAACCAGTGTTAGACAGTAAGCCTTGTAGCAACGGTAAAGTTATCTCCATGTGACTTATAGGTTACAGATTCGAGCCGTAGAAACAGCCACTAATTCTTGCATTATGGTAGGTTGTCTACATCACATCCCTTGGGGTGTGGCCCTTTCCGGACCCTGCTaacgcgggatgctttgtgcatcGGGTTGCCCAGTGTTCGGTAACAGGTTCGAGCCGCGGAAGCAgtcactaatgcttgcattagagTAGGTTGTGTACTTCACATCCCTTGGGGTGCGACTCTTCTCAGACCCTGCTAACGCGGGATGCTAGGAAAGTAGTCGTTATTGTAGATTGTAAATTTCCTGTTCCAATGGGCATGACCTAGGTAGTCTTGGCGAAAGAGATGTACAGGCCTTGAATTTTTCTGCTTTGGTTCTCCTCGACCTTTTTGTATAGCTAGTGGGATATCAAGTTCTCTAGTTTCCAGAGTTTAATGCTTTAGCTCGACCTTTCACACTAAATATAGCAGCTCTAGGATTTTCATATTTGCTCTTATTTTTTGAAAGTATATGCATCTTTATCTAGCCTAAATGAAAGAAACTGAGCTTTGTGAATTATTTTCTCGTACTATTTATATGGATTTAAGTTATGTAAACTAAGTGTAAGGATTTCTTTTATGCTACTAGTGAATTTTATATGTTAGCTGGAGtattatttttatcaaattaTCAATTAATGCGTATCAATGAATTTATCGGTAACTACGTGTTGAGTTACCTGATTGATTGTGTAGATATTGTTTATTTGATGTTCTAGCAGTACGCCCTCTTGATATTCGCCTGATTGTTCCAATTCTGAATTCCTTTATTTCAGCAATTTTTGTCGCATTAGGATCAATTGCACTGATTACAAAATTTATTAACGGAAAAGGATTAAAAATGCCCTTAAAGTTTGTAATTTGTCTTATATTTGTTCTTCGTTAACCTATCGGCTCATAAATGGTGCTAACATTTATTTTgttttacggaaaagggccaaaaatacctccgaactattgaaaatggtgcaaaaatatcctccatccacctttcagcctCCAAATACCCTTAACATCCAcatattgggtctaaaatacccttcttgctaacagaatcttttcattaaacacgtagtatttttttattggttgacttataaaattaattaaactaattaacttttgcaatattGACCGGATAACTCAAGTGCCCCCCCAAcccccgacccccccccccccccccaaaaaaaaattttttttttgaaaaaaaagttgacttttttttttgcaccccaccccgctcCCTACCCCTCCCCCGCACCCCTATCCCCCCCTCTCAAACCCTGCACCCTACGCCCCCCTTTTTTTTCACCCAAAccctcccccaccccccaaatcccgcaccctacgcccccccccccccccctcccagctaaaaaaattccaccccgcaccctcccccccccccccccccccccggaaaaAAATAAAAGCTTTTTATTTTGTGGAATGAACCATTTCCTTTCTTTTCGTGGAAAGAAATTATGTTCAAGTAAGCAAATAtgtcaaaaaataattttgtgggagggggtgggtggggtgcaaaaaatggatttttttgACATATTTGCTTACTTGAACATAATTTCTTTCCACGAAAAGAAAGGAAATGGTTCATTCCACAAAATAAAAAACTTTTATTTTTTTgcgggggggtggggggggagggtgcggggtggaaaaaaaaagtcagctgggaggggaggggggccgTAGGGTGccggttttggggggggggggggggtgcaaaaaacccaaaaaaaaaacgtcaaaactttttttttcaaaaatattaatttgttttttcagctgggaggggaggggggccgTAGGGTGccggttttggggggggggggtgcaaaaaacccaaaaaaaaaacgtcaaaactttttttttcaaaaatattaattttttttgcctcggggggggggggggggtgtaggggtgcggggtggaaaaaaaaagtcaactttttttttcagctgggaggggaggggggcggtaGGGTGGGGggtttggaggggggggggggagggtgcaaaaaacccaaaaaaaaaacgtcaaaactgtttttttcaaaaatattaattttttttttgcatcgggggggggggggggtaggggtggggtgcaaaaaaaagtcaacttttttttcaaaaaaaataatttttttgcatGGGGGGTGGGTCGGGGGTTGGGGGGCACTTGGGTTATCCGGTCaatattgcaaaagttaattagtttaattaattttataagtcaaccaataaaaaaatgccacgtgtttaatgaaaagattctgttagcaataagggtattttagacccaataggtggatggtaagggtatttggaggctgaaaggtggatgaagggtatttttgcaccattttcaatagttcgagggtatttttgacccttttccgtttgtTTTAAATATACTCGTTGAACAATTGAAAAGGTCTAAATATGCCCTTGCACTGACGGTTGAAGTCATTTAAAGGTATAATTAGTCATTTTTAATTGTTCAGAGTTATATTTGAGACAAAAGATATAGTTAGAGACATTTTACGAGCCAATATGTTGGGGAAGGACAAATATGAGACAAATCATAAACATTAAATGTAATTTTGACCCATTTCCATTTTATAAATTCTTTCTGAATTCACTATTCTCGGtgcatacaacataaatttccttATAATATTTTGACGGTCATAAATTCATTCATTTTTCGAATGGATATACTTCCtcagttcacttttacttgttcattatattaaaaataaattttcacttttacttgtccactttagcatatcaagaaaagataaactttttttttcttgttttacccttaacattaattacttattttcaAATTATTCTCCAAGTCCAATGAAACTATACATCAATTAATACGGATATTATGACAAAACACATACTTCGTTTATTAAATCTtaagtgaatggagggagtagtaCAAATGTTTTAACAAAATGCAGATCCTCCATTTAAGATAACTTTATTTTTGCACAAAATACAAAAGATAACTGCAACATACCCAGTGTCCCACAAATGGGAAATTCCAAAAGACTAACAAAATGCCAAAAACAGATCGTCTACTTTAGATTGCTAATGTGACCATACATATTATTGGATACTCACATATCAAGAACAATATCAGAAAACTTGACTCCTGCCTTTTCCTCTCTTCTTTGTCTTTCCCCTGCATTTCCTCATCACTTTCATCTCTACTTCTTCTTTCACTTTCtccatttcatttcctttctcatTAACCTCATCCTTTCTTACATTTGTCACCTCACAGTCCAATTTCTTCGCGTGGAGGAACTTAATGAGTCCTTCAGGGCAATATTAGCTTCATCACTCTTCATAAGTTCTTCTGCTATCTCAGCTGGTGTCACATTCACCTCTATTATAAGCTCATCGACTTCGCCGAATTTGTGATGATTCTCGAGGCCTAGGTAGTTGTAGACAAGGATCCTGAATCCACAAGGAGTACAGTAGGACATGTGGATTTGCATGTCCATCCTTCCTGGTCTTAACAATGCAGGGTCTAATCTTTCTTGTAGTTGGTGGTGAAGACAATCATACTCGGTCTCCACAACTTGACCACAGCCCGTCAATGAAATTTAGCAATCCAGATAATGTTACCTGTCCATGATTAAGAAAAATAGAAAGGCTGGTAATTACTCTACATTATGTTGGATACCAGAATCTATGTGACCCTAGAAAGGAGAGCATGCAGGTCGAGGATTAGGTTAGACGGTTTGTAAATAATAGAGTGTTTTTTCTCTTGACAGTGGCAGAGCATAAGTCTGGAGGATCTATTTGTTCCCTTACCAATACTATTACTATTATGCTAGCATTGTCTTATGTTTCAATTTTATTACACTATTATTGCTTGTTTTTACTTTGGTTACCTTTAATATTTGTAATTTAAATACTTTTCTTTAATATTTGTAATTTAAATACTTTTCTTTCTTCAATATTTACATCATAGCTTTTACTTTGGCATTTCTTTGAAACcattttttgaaaaatgattttcttgagcCGATGATCTATCGGAAACAATCTCTCTACCTCACAAAGGTAGGGTAATGTCTGCGTACACCCAACCCTACCCAGACTCCACTTGTGGCAACAGACTGGGCATGTTTTTGTTTTGTTAGCGAATTTAACTTCTACCATATAAATGTTAGCATAATGGACATATTGTAGAATATCTACATTAAGATATTCTCGATATGGTGAATATGAAGAGATACTATGAATATATGGAATATTATTAAGGATATTCTACATTTAGTGTAAAATATTATGTAACATTAGTGGTAGAATATTATGAAGAATATTTTGTAGGATTTACATTTAGTGTAGGATATTTTATTTCCTTTCCTCTCTTATTTCTCTTGTATATAAATACCAATGTATTCTGATGTATGAGAATCAAGTAATTGAGATAGTTATTCTTCAATTTCTCTCGTGTTTTCTCTGTTCTTGACATGGTATTAGAGCCTTCTTTTTTTGAAAGTATAGTTCTCTTGACTGTTCGTCGCATCATTCGATATCTCTCAGGAACATCTACTTGTGGATTATTTTTTCATAGTGACTCTCCTATTCAGCTTAAAGCATTTAGTGATTCTGATTGGGCTGGATGTTCTGATACTCGCCGCTCCGTCACGGGATGGTGCATGTTTCTCGGAGATTCTTTGATACTTGGAAGAGCAAGAAGCAAGATCGCATTTCAAAATCTTCAACGGAGGCTGAATATCGAACTATGTCTACTGCTTGTTCCGAGATTATTTGGCTTCGTGGTTTACTTGCAGAAATAGGATTTCCTCAATCTAGTCCTACTCCTCTCCATGTTGACAACACAAGTGCCATTCAGATTGTAACCAATCCAGTTTATCACGAAAGAACCAAGCATATTGAAGTGGACTGTCATTTTATCAGAGAAGCTGTAGATAGAAGAGTTATTACTCTTCCACATGTATCCAGTGATCTTCAAATAGCTGATGTGTTTACAAAATCAATGGCACGACAACATCATCGGTTTCTAGTAGGCAAATTGATGCTTGTTGATCCACCGGCATCAATTTGAGGGGGAATGTTAGCATAATGGACAGATTGTAGAATATCTACATTAAGATATTCTCGATATGGTGAATATGAAGAGGTACTATGAATATATGAAATATTATTAAGGATATTCTACATTTAGTGTAGAATATTATGTAACATTATTGGTAGAATATTATgaagaatattttgtagaatttaCATTTAGTGTAGGATATTTTACTTCCTTTCTTCTCTTATTTCACTTGTATATAAATACCAATGTATTCTGATGTATGGGAATTAAGTAATTGAGATAGTCATTCTTCAATTTCTCTCGTGTTTTCTCTGTTCTTGACAATAAAGTCATCTAAAAAATAAGTACAGTAACCGTGCATAATAAGTGAATTAGTGGCCTAAAAAGGTAAGGCGGTTAACTTACTATAATATGTCAAAATTAGTAACTTAGAAAATAAAGCAGTTAACCTACAGCAATAGCATAAAATTCTTTGCAGTTCCCGTGTAGAAAATAAGTTAACTGTTTTGGTACCTGGCTTTCACTCTGCTTATCTGCTGCATCATTTCTGTTCTACGGTTCAATACTGCAATCAATGTCCTCGATCACAAGAATTGATTTGTTCTTGGTATAAACTAGCTGTCATTTGAGATCACATTGCCTTGAAGACCAGAAAGCTCCATATCATAAATGTCAAATTTAAGATAATTAGCCATGGCTGCAATCAAGCTAGGTTTGCCTGTTCCTGGAGGTCCATACAACAAATAACCGCGTTTCCAGGCCTTGCCAACTCTCCGATAATAATCTCTTCTTTTAACAAATCTATCCAAGTCATCCGCGAGCTCTTCCATGATCTTGGGAGCCATTGCTAGTGTCTCAAATGTAGATGGATGGTCAAGATAGACACTCTCCCCGTATCTCCCTAATGTGGAGAGCATTACCTGTTATAGAGTCAAATGGAAGTAAATATTCTACCATTTATGCAAATCATAAAGTAGGAGGAAAATAAATTGTAACATTACCATCttgttctcttcttttatagcTTTTGATCTTTCGAGAATGAATGGCAAATAGGAGGTCAAGATCATTTCCTTGTACTCCTTGTTGAAACTAAAATCAAACGACTTTCGTTCCATGTTTTCTGAGGAGAAGCCTCCGCCTTCATAATAAAAAGTAGTCCTTCGAGTTTCAACAATTTTCAATTCCCAAATGAGTTGTATACCTTCAAAAGTGTCTTAAGATTCTCTCATCCTTGTTGATACTGATTGaaaatttcttttccttttcggCCTTGGCAATTTTGAGCCTTTGAGTTGAAGGGCTGATTTGTATAGTGCCTAAGTACAATTTAGAAGCTTCAAAGACTTCATTGGGGATAAGGCCATTGTTTTCCTCAACGATAAGACACATTTGGGAAGAGAGGTTTCCCACAAGATATCCAATTTTTGAGAAAAAATTTTCTTGCAGGTTTCTTGGTAAGACCTGATTGGTCAATTTTTTTGAACTTCATGTAGTAAAGTTCTTATTAATACTGCTGAGGCAGTCACAGTGGGGTATGCTGATAACACTGCTGTAGTTGAAGGAATTCTTGGAAGAGAAAACATGTTTGGATTCAACTTTTATTGGTTTAACTACTAGGGAAGTAGGAATAAGAGGGTTTATTCTGTCTGCA from Lycium barbarum isolate Lr01 chromosome 10, ASM1917538v2, whole genome shotgun sequence includes:
- the LOC132613822 gene encoding U-box domain-containing protein 6-like isoform X1 translates to MLNEMMENTEIEENILSIGEPKLHGGMCKSISAIYGKVLEIFPELEAARPRSMTGIQALCALHVALEKTKNILQHCAECSKLYLAITGNSVVVKFERARFALNDSLRRVEDIVPQAIGCQISEILNELQEFEFSLDPVEKQVSDEIIALLQQGRKFNRNHNEHDELECFHQVASRLGITSSRAALGERRALKKLIERARTEEDKKKESIVSYLLHLMEKYSKFFRSELSDDNDSQGSTPCSPTVQGSLEGSIGPGTNINAFDQQLSKLSSFNFNPNFGRSDQMPVPPEELRCPISLQLMYDPVIIASGQTYERIFIERWFSDGHNSCPKTQQELPHLGLTPNYCVKGLVASWCEQNGISIPEGPPESLDLNYCRIVLPESESFNSNSMESIVSCKFKGVKVGPSEESSTMEEAEGKEVDESMPADDDDLSKEAQRNDDGEAAIEDKFQVNSFDIYEEFLGILDKEDDLWKKCKVVEEIRHLLKDDEEVRMYMGANGFIEALLRFLNCALQTRDEIAQEIGALTLFNLGVNNNRNKEMMMAAGLLPLIGNMIANSTSASAATALYLNLSYLEEAKPVIGSGEAVPFLIGVLHHETDPQCKLDSLLALFNLSSHPTNIHHLVSAGIIDGLETLMMTSEDHISTEKCIAVLINLSTSKSARDEIMSSPGLVSGLATVLDVGEPLEQEQAVACLLILCNGNEKCSQRVLQEGVIPSLVSISVNGTTRGKQKAQKLLALFREQRQGELSLVQAWQPTEDSEAHQAMPPQDSKPLSKSTSRKKLGKAWSFLWKNKSFSVNQC
- the LOC132613822 gene encoding U-box domain-containing protein 6-like isoform X3, with translation MLNEMMENTEIEENILSIGEPKLHGGMCKSISAIYGKVLEIFPELEAARPRSMTGIQALCALHVALEKTKNILQHCAECSKLYLAITGNSVVVKFERARFALNDSLRRVEDIVPQAIGCQISEILNELQEFEFSLDPVEKQVSDEIIALLQQGRKFNRNHNEHDELECFHQVASRLGITSSRAALGERRALKKLIERARTEEDKKKESIVSYLLHLMEKYSKFFRSELSDDNDSQGSTPCSPTVQGSLEGSIGPGTNINAFDQQLSKLSSFNFNPNFGRSDQMPVPPEELRCPISLQLMYDPVIIASGQTYERIFIERWFSDGHNSCPKTQQELPHLGLTPNYCVKGLVASWCEQNGISIPEGPPESLDLNYCRIVLPESESFNSNSMESIVSCKFKGVKVGPSEESSTMEEAEGKEVDESMPADDDDLSKEAQRNDDGEAAIEDKFQVNSFDIYEEFLGILDKEDDLWKKCKVVEEIRHLLKDDEEVRMYMGANGFIEALLRFLNCALQTRDEIAQEIGALTLFNLGVNNNRLIDHYQPGGCMKIEERRELYGTKLYVLWIFKMNLSLAGLSLVSFGIHQLLLLFYSITYFSTCILLNLF
- the LOC132613822 gene encoding U-box domain-containing protein 45-like isoform X2 — translated: MLNEMMENTEIEENILSIGEPKLHGGMCKSISAIYGKVLEIFPELEAARPRSMTGIQALCALHVALEKTKNILQHCAECSKLYLAITGNSVVVKFERARFALNDSLRRVEDIVPQAIGCQISEILNELQEFEFSLDPVEKQVASRLGITSSRAALGERRALKKLIERARTEEDKKKESIVSYLLHLMEKYSKFFRSELSDDNDSQGSTPCSPTVQGSLEGSIGPGTNINAFDQQLSKLSSFNFNPNFGRSDQMPVPPEELRCPISLQLMYDPVIIASGQTYERIFIERWFSDGHNSCPKTQQELPHLGLTPNYCVKGLVASWCEQNGISIPEGPPESLDLNYCRIVLPESESFNSNSMESIVSCKFKGVKVGPSEESSTMEEAEGKEVDESMPADDDDLSKEAQRNDDGEAAIEDKFQVNSFDIYEEFLGILDKEDDLWKKCKVVEEIRHLLKDDEEVRMYMGANGFIEALLRFLNCALQTRDEIAQEIGALTLFNLGVNNNRNKEMMMAAGLLPLIGNMIANSTSASAATALYLNLSYLEEAKPVIGSGEAVPFLIGVLHHETDPQCKLDSLLALFNLSSHPTNIHHLVSAGIIDGLETLMMTSEDHISTEKCIAVLINLSTSKSARDEIMSSPGLVSGLATVLDVGEPLEQEQAVACLLILCNGNEKCSQRVLQEGVIPSLVSISVNGTTRGKQKAQKLLALFREQRQGELSLVQAWQPTEDSEAHQAMPPQDSKPLSKSTSRKKLGKAWSFLWKNKSFSVNQC